In Gouania willdenowi chromosome 15, fGouWil2.1, whole genome shotgun sequence, one DNA window encodes the following:
- the snx5 gene encoding sorting nexin-5 has protein sequence MTSIDESNKEKFRSVSVDLNNDASLLIDIPDALCERDKVKFTVHTKTTLSAFQKPEFSVPRQHEDFIWLHDTLVETEDYAGLIIPPAPPKPDFESPREKMHKLGEGEATMTKEEYTKMKQELEAEYLAVFKKTVQVHEVFLQRLSSHPNLSKDRNFQIFLEYDQDLSVRRKNVKEMFGGFFKIVAKSADEVLISGTKEVDEFFEQEKTFLLDYYSKIKDSTIKAEKMTRSHKNIADDYIHISATLNSLSVDDSTANKKNLQKLSDLFEKLRKVEGRVASDQELKLTELLRYYMRDIQAAKDLLYRRARALADYENSNKALDKARLKSKDIPQAEEHQQQCLQKFDKLSDSGKKELTIFKGRRVVAFRKNLVEMAELEIKHAKNNATLLQGCIELLKSN, from the exons TTTCGTTCCGTGTCCGTGGACTTGAACAACGATGCGTCTCTTCTCATTGACATTCCTGATGCACTGTGTGAACGAGACAAAGTGAAGTTCACAGTCCACACAAAG ACTACACTTAGCGCTTTCCAGAAGCCAGAATTCTCTGTTCCCCGACAACATGAAGACTTCATCTGGCTACATGACACTCTGGTTGAGACGGAGGATTACGCTGGTCTCATA ATTCCTCCAGCGCCTCCAAAGCCTGATTTCGAGAGCCCAAGGGAGAAGATGCACAAACTGGGGGAAGGTGAAGCCACAATGACTAAGGAGGAGTACACTAAAATGAAGCAGGAGCTGGAGGC TGAATACTTGGCTGTGTTCAAGAAAACCGTCCAAGTGCATGAAGTCTTCCTACAGAGATTGTCCTCGCACCCCAATCTAAGCAAAGACCGAAACTTCCAGATTTTCTTGGAGTATGACCAGGAT CTCAGCGTGAGAAGAAAGAATGTCAAAGAAATGTTTGGAGGATTCTTTAAAATTGTGGCAAAATCAGCGGACGAGGTCCTTATTTCAGGAACAAAG GAAGTTGATGAGTTCTTTGAGCAGGAGAAGACGTTTCTGCTCGATTACTACAGCAAGATTAAGGATTCCACCATCAAAGCGGAGAAAATGACACGTTCTCacaaaa ACATCGCAGATGATTACATTCACATTTCAGCCACTCTGAACAGCCTCTCTGTTGATGATAGCACAGCCAATAAGAA aaATCTGCAGAAGTTGTCAGACTTGTTTGAAAAGCTCAGA AAAGTGGAAGGTAGAGTGGCATCTGATCAGGAACTGAAACTCACAGAGCTGCTGAGATACTACATGAGAGACATTCAGGCTGCTAAG GACCTCCTGTACAGACGAGCCCGGGCCTTAGCTGACTATGAGAACTCCAACAAGGCTTTGGATAAGGCTCGCCTGAAGAGCAAAGACATCCCTCAGGCAGAGGAGCACCAGCAGCAGTGTCTGCAGAAGTTTGACAAGCTCTCAGACTCTGGCAAGAAAG AGCTCACCATTTTCAAGGGCAGACGCGTCGTGGCCTTCAGAAAGAACCTCGTAGAGATGGCTGAGCTAGAGATAAAACATGCCAAG AACAATGCCACTCTATTGCAGGGATGCATTGAGCTGCTTAAGAGCAACTGA